TACCCGCCGCCTCCCCCGCGCGCTACACACATCCCCCCGTACGGAGGGATGGATCTTGAACCAGCCGTTGACCAATTCGCTCCGTCAGGGTCCCGATGCGCGTGGGCGCTTCGGCCAGTTCGGTGGCCGCTATGTCGCCGAGACCCTGATGCCCCTGCTGCTCGAACTGGAGCAGGCCTATGACGCCGCCAAGAAGGACGCGGCGTTCATGGCGGAGTGGCGATGGCTGCTGAAGGATTATGTCGGCCGCCCCAGCCCGCTCTGGTTCGCCCGCCGGCTGACGGAACACCTCGGCGGCGCCAAGGTCTATCTGAAGCGCGAGGAGCTGAACCACACCGGCGCGCATAAGATCAACGCCGTCCTCGGCCAGATCCTGCTGGCGCGGCGCATGGGCCGCCACCGCATCCTGGCCGAGACCGGGGCGGGGCAGCATGGCGTCGCCACCGCCACGGCCTGCGCCCTCTTCGGCATGAAATGCGTCGTCTATATGGGCGCAACCGATGTCGAGCGGCAGGCGCCGAACGTCTTCCGCATGAAGCTGCTGGGCGCGGAGGTGGTGCCCGTCACCGCCGGCGCCGGCACGCTGAAGGACGCGATGAACGAGGCGCTGCGGGACTGGGTCGCGAATATCCACGACACCTATTACTGCATCGGCACCGTCGCCGGCCCGCATCCCTATCCGCAGATGGTGCGGGACTTCCAATGCGTGGTGGGCGAGGAGACGCGCGAGCAGATCCTGGAACTGGAAGGCCGCCTGCCGGATGCACTGGTCTGCGCCGTCGGCGGCGGCTCCTCGGCCATGGGGCTCTTCCACCCCTTCCTGGACGACAAGGAGGTGGCGCTCTGGGGCGTCGAGGCCGCCGGGCGCGGCATGGACACCAAGGAGCACGCGGCCTCCCTCAACCGGGGTCGCCCTGGCGTGCTGCATGGCAACATGACCTACCTGCTGCAGGACCGGCACGGGCAGATCCAGGAGGCGCATTCCATCTCGGCCGGGCTGGACTATCCCGGCATCGGCCCGGAGCATTCCTGGCTGCACGAGACCGGCCGCGCCACCTATGTCGGCATCACCGATGACGAGGCGCTGGAGGCCTTCCAGCTCTGCTCGAAGCTGGAGGGCATCATCCCCGCGCTGGAATCCTCGCACGGCCTGGCGCAGGTGATGAAGCTCGCCCCCACCATGGGTAAGGACAAGATCATCGTGCTGAACCTCTCCGGGCGCGGGGACAAGGACATCTTCACCGTCGCCAAGCATCTGGGAGAGCAGCTGTGAGCGAAGTGGCGCAACAGGCGCGCGGCCGGATCGCCGCGCGCTTCGCGCGGCTGAAGCAGGAAGGGCGCGGCGCGCTGATGCCCTTCCTGGAAGCCTATGATCCCGACCCCGCCACCAGCATGGCCATCCTGCGCGGCATGCCCGGCGCGGGGGCGGACCTGATCGAGCTCGGCGTGCCGTTCAGCGACCCGATGGCGGATGGCCCGACCATCCAGCTCGCCGGGCAGCGCGCGCTGAAGGCGGGCGGGACGCTCGCCGGGGCGCTGGCCATGGTGCGGGACTTCCGCCGCGACGATGACGAGACGCCCATCATCCTGATGGGCTACCTCAACCCCATCCTCTCCTACGGCACCGACCGCTTCTGCACCGATGCCGCCTCCTCCGGCGTGGATGGGCTGATCGTGGTGGACCTGCCGCCCGAGGAAGCCGATATCCTGGCCCCCTGCACCACGGCGCAGGGGCTGGACCTCATCCGGCTGGTGGCCCCCACCACCGATGATGCGCGGCTGCCCAAGGTGCTGAACGGCACCAGCGGCTTCATCTACTATGTCGCCATCGCCGGCATCACCGGCACCCGCAGCGCCGAGGCCGGCACGCTGGAACAGGCCATCCCGCGCCTGCGGAAATTCACCGACCTGCCCATCGCCATCGGCTTCGGCGTCCGCACGCCGCAGCAGGCGGCGGAGGCGGCGAGGATCGCCGATGGCGCCGTGGTGGCCTCCGCGCTGATCGAGACCCTGGCCAAGAGCCTGGACGAGCAGGGCCGCGCGGCGCCGGATACGGTGCGGCGCGTGCTGGACCAGGTGCGCGACCTGGCCAGCGCCGTGCGCGGCAACTGAAACCGGCGCCGGAGGGGGCACCGCCTCCTCCGGCCACCCCTGGCGGCCCGCCACATCTCCTGAAAGCCTGAGCTGGGCACTGGAATGAACCGCGCCCCGCAATCCCGCGCCTCCCCGCCGCCGAAACCACCCGCGAACCTCTGCGCTCCCGCTGCGTTTAGTGACCAGCCACACGGGAAGGATCACGGGCATGAAGGCGCTGGCCTGGCATGGCAAAGGCGATATCCGCTGCGACAACGTC
This genomic window from Roseomonas marmotae contains:
- the trpB gene encoding tryptophan synthase subunit beta, translated to MNQPLTNSLRQGPDARGRFGQFGGRYVAETLMPLLLELEQAYDAAKKDAAFMAEWRWLLKDYVGRPSPLWFARRLTEHLGGAKVYLKREELNHTGAHKINAVLGQILLARRMGRHRILAETGAGQHGVATATACALFGMKCVVYMGATDVERQAPNVFRMKLLGAEVVPVTAGAGTLKDAMNEALRDWVANIHDTYYCIGTVAGPHPYPQMVRDFQCVVGEETREQILELEGRLPDALVCAVGGGSSAMGLFHPFLDDKEVALWGVEAAGRGMDTKEHAASLNRGRPGVLHGNMTYLLQDRHGQIQEAHSISAGLDYPGIGPEHSWLHETGRATYVGITDDEALEAFQLCSKLEGIIPALESSHGLAQVMKLAPTMGKDKIIVLNLSGRGDKDIFTVAKHLGEQL
- the trpA gene encoding tryptophan synthase subunit alpha translates to MAQQARGRIAARFARLKQEGRGALMPFLEAYDPDPATSMAILRGMPGAGADLIELGVPFSDPMADGPTIQLAGQRALKAGGTLAGALAMVRDFRRDDDETPIILMGYLNPILSYGTDRFCTDAASSGVDGLIVVDLPPEEADILAPCTTAQGLDLIRLVAPTTDDARLPKVLNGTSGFIYYVAIAGITGTRSAEAGTLEQAIPRLRKFTDLPIAIGFGVRTPQQAAEAARIADGAVVASALIETLAKSLDEQGRAAPDTVRRVLDQVRDLASAVRGN